One segment of Thermosipho atlanticus DSM 15807 DNA contains the following:
- the nrdR gene encoding transcriptional regulator NrdR has translation MKCPYCGFEETRVLDSRVDSSGFTVRRRRECLKCKGRFTTYERYEFGPIFVIKKDGRREKFDREKILKGIMKACEKTPVSLEDMEKAVDTIVNILQKSGNLEVSSTEIGKLVMEQLKGLNEVAYVRFASVYKDFREIDQFLEVVKELKNEK, from the coding sequence ATGAAATGTCCGTATTGCGGTTTTGAAGAAACAAGAGTTCTTGATTCAAGAGTTGATTCCTCAGGCTTTACTGTTAGAAGAAGGAGAGAATGTTTAAAATGTAAAGGAAGATTTACAACTTACGAGAGATATGAATTTGGTCCAATTTTTGTTATAAAGAAGGATGGAAGAAGGGAAAAATTTGATAGGGAAAAAATATTAAAAGGTATTATGAAAGCTTGCGAAAAGACACCAGTTTCTTTGGAAGACATGGAAAAAGCTGTTGATACAATTGTTAATATTCTTCAAAAGTCAGGTAATTTGGAAGTTTCAAGTACTGAGATAGGAAAATTAGTTATGGAACAACTAAAAGGATTGAATGAGGTTGCTTATGTGAGATTTGCGTCAGTATACAAAGATTTTAGAGAGATTGATCAATTTCTTGAAGTTGTTAAAGAGTTAAAAAATGAAAAATAA
- a CDS encoding S4 domain-containing protein: MRLDKYLKTTRLIKRRTIAQQLAKNNRIFRNGYSLKPSTEIRPGDELEIFYGSRYLKIRVVDEKRYEILEDKKFWGDNNEKFD; this comes from the coding sequence ATGAGACTTGATAAATATTTGAAGACAACACGGCTAATAAAAAGAAGAACAATTGCGCAACAATTGGCCAAAAACAACAGAATTTTTCGAAATGGTTATTCATTGAAACCATCTACTGAGATAAGGCCAGGAGATGAATTAGAAATTTTTTATGGTTCGAGATATTTAAAAATACGAGTTGTTGATGAAAAAAGATATGAGATTTTAGAAGACAAAAAATTTTGGGGGGATAACAATGAGAAATTTGATTGA
- a CDS encoding peptidyl-prolyl cis-trans isomerase — protein sequence MRKWFEKAHGAIIWTIAFAFVAGIVIWSLMSYFSTRRNSEEYKYSLSDSVAYLTKDGTALSSEYWIFPWDIENSYGQALSYYQITEVDPIFEEPLIKASLLSDLINTKVILYYAEINDISPTDEEIKSELDKQLEQINANEKLKNYINQKYGSVQKYLDSIKPDVEKYLTISKVKNLLGVVSDEEIKKYYNENKEDLKAKYDSANVDYVYFSSPASANEFISSAMEKGFYQAATDASLNVQNVAEFKRGILDKNIEETIFESSNTMVGPVPIGNSLFVFNVKDVKTVDTYEKFVLSKGYQEVLSTLKDKKFNSAIQEFKENNNISFEIIDPIYKVWYNVLHNSGKDLIQVYKEIQEQIFDDTSLKVGVPVEIKSAFVTLVEKMKHATEVTQDPNLNKVLKDAEKEANMVVENIYEEYPDSFVAVEKMKNLHPDRIDVSFKYYSRLYSKIKPYLEYGMMQSVMNDFIDLYSGLSTLADATDISLDMKAEVLYDLYEINKILKDATTASEYLERLKEATPDYMDYDSAFSELKFMLTNESTTSNTNQ from the coding sequence ATGAGAAAATGGTTTGAAAAAGCACATGGTGCAATTATTTGGACAATTGCTTTTGCTTTTGTAGCGGGAATTGTTATTTGGTCACTTATGTCATATTTTTCTACCAGAAGAAATTCTGAGGAATATAAATATAGTTTGAGTGATTCTGTGGCATATTTAACGAAAGATGGAACTGCTTTGAGTTCTGAATATTGGATTTTCCCGTGGGATATAGAAAATTCATATGGTCAAGCTTTATCATATTATCAGATTACAGAGGTTGATCCTATTTTTGAAGAACCATTGATAAAAGCATCATTACTTTCAGATCTAATTAATACTAAAGTGATTCTTTACTATGCAGAAATTAATGATATTTCACCAACTGATGAAGAGATAAAATCTGAACTTGATAAGCAGTTAGAACAAATAAATGCGAATGAAAAATTGAAGAATTACATAAATCAAAAGTATGGTAGTGTACAAAAATATTTGGATTCTATAAAACCTGATGTTGAAAAATATTTGACTATTTCAAAAGTAAAAAATTTGTTAGGTGTTGTTAGTGATGAAGAAATAAAAAAATATTACAACGAAAATAAAGAAGATTTGAAAGCAAAATATGATAGTGCTAATGTGGATTATGTATATTTTAGTTCTCCTGCTAGCGCTAATGAATTTATTAGTAGTGCTATGGAGAAAGGATTTTATCAGGCAGCTACAGATGCAAGTTTAAATGTTCAAAATGTGGCAGAGTTTAAGAGAGGAATATTAGATAAGAACATTGAAGAAACCATTTTTGAAAGTTCGAATACAATGGTAGGTCCCGTGCCAATTGGTAACAGTCTTTTTGTTTTTAATGTGAAAGACGTGAAAACGGTTGATACTTACGAAAAATTCGTACTCTCAAAGGGTTATCAAGAAGTACTTTCTACATTAAAAGACAAGAAATTTAATTCGGCAATTCAAGAATTTAAAGAAAATAATAATATTTCATTTGAAATTATTGATCCAATTTATAAAGTATGGTATAACGTACTCCATAATTCAGGTAAAGATTTAATACAAGTTTACAAAGAAATTCAGGAGCAAATTTTTGATGATACAAGTTTGAAAGTAGGAGTTCCTGTTGAGATTAAATCGGCTTTTGTAACACTTGTAGAGAAAATGAAACATGCTACAGAAGTTACTCAAGATCCTAATTTGAACAAGGTTTTAAAAGATGCAGAGAAGGAAGCAAATATGGTTGTTGAAAATATTTACGAGGAGTATCCTGATTCGTTTGTGGCCGTAGAGAAAATGAAAAACCTTCATCCAGATAGGATAGATGTAAGCTTTAAATATTACTCAAGACTTTATTCAAAGATAAAGCCGTATCTTGAGTATGGAATGATGCAAAGTGTTATGAATGATTTTATTGATTTATATAGTGGTCTAAGTACACTTGCTGATGCTACTGATATTAGTTTAGATATGAAGGCAGAAGTTCTGTATGATTTGTATGAAATAAATAAAATTTTAAAAGATGCAACTACCGCAAGTGAATATCTCGAAAGATTAAAAGAGGCCACACCAGATTATATGGATTATGACTCAGCATTTTCTGAACTCAAATTTATGTTGACAAATGAATCTACTACAAGTAATACAAATCAGTAA
- the whiA gene encoding DNA-binding protein WhiA yields the protein MLFTYSEDVKGELCQLDISSIEEAKSEISGYLKARGIITKTSSDVFINLEVGFIPAARRIMNLLSTIGVDKKKLTMIKNKLKRKRVQIFIPISILEKLSISPLEIPRYIFEDISFFAGFLRGVFVASGSLTDPVKSYHLEIVSHSEELLYTIDEQLFEILGVKGKIIKLNYNYRYYLKKSRDIIEILYFVGAQRAADKMEKIVSSREIKGDFNRSMNFLTANARKVGESNARQIKLIKEIIDKYGLETLPEELRNIAIARLENEDLSLSDLGKLFDPPLSKTMVYNRLRKIYKIYKNLEQKNWSDKS from the coding sequence ATGTTGTTTACTTATTCTGAAGATGTAAAAGGTGAATTATGTCAATTAGATATAAGTTCAATAGAAGAAGCCAAATCGGAAATTTCGGGTTATTTGAAAGCAAGAGGGATAATCACGAAAACATCGAGTGATGTTTTCATTAACCTTGAGGTTGGATTTATACCTGCAGCTAGAAGAATAATGAACCTTTTAAGTACAATAGGGGTCGATAAAAAAAAGCTTACAATGATAAAGAACAAATTGAAAAGGAAAAGAGTCCAGATTTTTATACCAATATCTATTTTAGAAAAGCTTTCTATTTCACCTTTAGAAATTCCACGTTATATATTTGAAGATATTAGTTTTTTTGCAGGTTTTTTAAGAGGAGTATTTGTAGCTAGCGGTTCTTTGACAGATCCAGTAAAAAGTTATCATTTGGAAATAGTTTCTCATAGCGAGGAGTTGTTGTATACGATTGATGAACAACTTTTCGAAATATTAGGAGTGAAAGGTAAGATAATTAAGTTAAATTATAATTACAGATATTATTTAAAAAAATCGAGAGATATCATAGAAATTCTTTATTTTGTAGGTGCTCAGCGTGCAGCAGACAAGATGGAAAAAATAGTAAGTTCTAGAGAAATTAAAGGAGATTTTAATAGATCGATGAATTTTTTAACTGCTAATGCACGGAAGGTTGGGGAAAGTAATGCAAGGCAGATAAAATTGATAAAAGAAATAATAGACAAGTACGGTTTGGAAACGTTGCCTGAAGAATTGCGGAATATAGCAATAGCAAGGTTAGAAAATGAGGACCTTAGTTTATCAGACTTAGGAAAATTATTTGATCCTCCACTTTCAAAGACGATGGTTTATAATCGTTTGAGAAAAATATATAAAATATATAAAAATCTTGAACAGAAAAATTGGAGTGATAAATCATGA
- a CDS encoding gluconeogenesis factor YvcK family protein has translation MNVVAVGGGTGISTLLRGLKYFDDIDLKAIITVTDEGGSSGILRAEYLIPPPGDIRNNLVALAKDEEILGELFNFRFSDGFLSGHTVGNIILTALTKITGNFTKAVELASKVLAIKGKVIPVSEELIRVVAEYEDGSIAYGEKQIQKIRGKQVKNFYLDKNDVIISKDTEKALLNADIIIFGPGSLYTSIISNIIVRGFVDAIHKNENVKLVYVSNIMTQASESYMFLLSDHINVIESYLKRRFDFIIANDSDFSEEILESYRKELSEPVIIDIEDSRIVKEDLVEVLIDKDGRKKVRHNPIRLASIIMDLIR, from the coding sequence GTGAATGTTGTTGCAGTGGGGGGCGGAACAGGAATTTCCACACTTTTAAGAGGTTTAAAATATTTTGATGATATAGATTTAAAAGCTATTATTACAGTAACTGATGAAGGTGGAAGTTCAGGGATATTGAGAGCAGAATATCTAATTCCTCCTCCAGGAGATATCAGGAATAATTTAGTTGCACTTGCAAAAGACGAAGAAATTCTTGGAGAACTTTTTAATTTTAGATTTTCAGATGGGTTTCTTTCGGGGCACACAGTAGGGAATATTATTTTAACTGCTCTAACCAAAATCACTGGAAATTTTACAAAAGCTGTTGAATTAGCTTCAAAGGTTCTTGCAATAAAGGGTAAAGTAATACCTGTTTCAGAAGAATTAATTAGAGTGGTAGCTGAATATGAAGATGGTAGCATCGCGTATGGTGAAAAACAAATTCAGAAGATTAGGGGTAAGCAAGTAAAAAACTTCTATTTGGATAAAAATGATGTTATAATATCTAAAGATACAGAAAAAGCTTTATTAAATGCAGATATCATTATTTTCGGGCCTGGGAGTTTATATACAAGTATTATATCAAATATTATAGTTAGAGGCTTTGTCGATGCAATCCATAAAAATGAAAATGTTAAACTTGTTTATGTTTCGAATATTATGACTCAAGCAAGCGAGTCATATATGTTTTTGTTATCGGATCATATAAATGTAATAGAAAGTTATTTGAAAAGGAGATTTGACTTTATAATAGCAAATGATTCGGACTTTTCTGAGGAGATATTAGAAAGTTACCGAAAAGAATTATCAGAACCTGTAATAATTGATATTGAAGATAGTAGAATAGTAAAAGAAGATTTGGTTGAAGTATTAATTGATAAAGATGGAAGGAAAAAGGTACGACATAATCCAATCAGATTAGCTAGTATTATTATGGACTTAATTAGGTGA
- a CDS encoding GGDEF domain-containing protein, whose amino-acid sequence MENEFERRVKIAYLDSFLLYILQQIKDSSKISFKLFVSRNHSEVPENLYRAWKISRYYLKKEDIVFVDDINQQKLLLNIDGETYEFTYKILTKNLKGFIFELYNTLPQKIQKFLFKHFYDGLKVAYLLKNASIVLNYALSTNFNLETMIYAILTGITAGYSGAFNRCFMFLKKNDYYVFYKGLGPNDEKEAHEIWEAIETIEYSIEDFLRNISDDFTTSLEKEFKDVKIREKTLKSFLDYSKDIESRKIKFEVIPKEIKDKLKITTDIAIIPLKIKGKINGFLIADNKFDKKPIDKYQMLAFDFFGKQLSTFLENTEFLIELSQKAFTDALTGLENRRSLDQYLQTNSRKSVVIFIDLDKFKSINDTKGHNFGDQVLKRFGEIIKSNIRECDKAFRYGGDEFVIILDSKDFKVALKVLERIKKEAYHNLGLSFSAGVVLSSNLEKAIKVADNLVYNSKKSGSFEFYEGEIE is encoded by the coding sequence ATGGAAAATGAATTTGAACGAAGAGTAAAAATAGCTTATTTAGATAGTTTTTTATTATATATATTACAGCAAATTAAAGATTCCTCTAAAATTAGTTTCAAACTATTTGTATCCAGAAATCATTCAGAGGTTCCAGAGAATTTATATAGGGCTTGGAAAATCTCCAGATATTACTTGAAAAAAGAGGATATTGTTTTTGTTGATGATATAAATCAACAAAAGTTGTTGTTAAATATTGATGGTGAAACTTATGAATTTACATATAAAATCTTAACGAAAAATCTAAAAGGTTTTATTTTCGAATTGTATAATACTTTACCTCAAAAAATTCAAAAATTTTTGTTTAAACATTTTTATGATGGGTTAAAAGTTGCATATCTTTTAAAAAATGCCTCCATAGTTTTAAATTATGCTTTAAGCACAAACTTTAATTTAGAAACAATGATTTATGCTATTTTAACCGGAATAACTGCAGGTTATTCTGGGGCATTTAATAGGTGTTTTATGTTTTTGAAAAAGAATGATTACTATGTTTTTTATAAAGGATTGGGTCCTAATGATGAAAAAGAAGCACATGAAATTTGGGAAGCAATTGAAACTATTGAATATTCAATAGAAGATTTTTTAAGAAATATTTCGGACGATTTTACTACGAGTTTGGAAAAAGAGTTCAAGGATGTAAAAATTAGAGAAAAGACTTTGAAGAGTTTCTTGGATTATTCAAAAGATATTGAATCTCGAAAAATTAAATTTGAAGTAATACCAAAAGAAATAAAAGATAAATTGAAAATCACTACAGATATAGCAATAATCCCTTTAAAGATTAAAGGTAAAATAAATGGATTTTTAATTGCTGATAATAAGTTTGATAAAAAGCCGATTGATAAGTACCAAATGCTAGCATTTGATTTTTTTGGAAAGCAATTATCAACTTTTCTTGAAAATACAGAGTTTTTGATTGAATTAAGTCAAAAAGCCTTTACTGATGCTTTAACAGGGCTTGAAAATAGAAGATCGTTAGATCAGTATTTACAAACTAATAGTAGAAAAAGTGTGGTAATTTTTATTGATTTAGATAAATTTAAATCTATAAATGATACAAAAGGTCATAATTTTGGAGATCAGGTATTAAAAAGATTTGGAGAAATAATTAAAAGTAATATTAGAGAATGTGATAAAGCATTTAGGTATGGAGGGGACGAGTTTGTAATAATTTTAGATTCCAAGGATTTTAAAGTGGCTTTAAAAGTATTGGAAAGAATTAAAAAAGAAGCTTATCACAATTTAGGACTATCTTTTTCGGCTGGAGTTGTTTTAAGCAGTAATTTGGAGAAGGCAATTAAAGTGGCTGACAATTTGGTATATAATTCCAAAAAAAGTGGAAGTTTTGAGTTTTATGAAGGGGAGATTGAATGA
- the lysS gene encoding lysine--tRNA ligase yields the protein MLKEFREQRIQMIKKLRELGVNPYPYSFDKTHSSMDIKEKFSALNPGEIAEDSFVSVAGRIMSLREHGKSAFFHIKDFEGRIQAYIRKDMVGDERYKFFKEFISIGDIVGVRGNIFKSRTGEVTVLVKEIELLNKPLRPMPEKWHGIKDKEVLYRQRYVDMIANDDTLKRFKTRFEIIKLIREFLNSKGFIEVETPVLEYVTGGASARPFETHLNVFDIDMYLRIATELYLKRFVVGGFEKVYELGKNFRNEGLSYKHHPEFTSIEIYQAYADYEDMMNLTEELITFVVEKLFGTTKINYQGVEIDFTRPWRRVKMRDFIHENLGVDILEDTNEKMIEVLKEHEVEVEIKDRGHLIEKLWDLVEDKVLQPTFLLEHPVEISPLAKRHREDPRVTERFELIIFGREMANAFSELNDPIDQYERFLKQVELREAGDEEAQMMDLDFIRALEYGMPPTGGLGIGIDRLVMLLTNSPSIRDVIAFPLVRPISFEEEEKENERGVDER from the coding sequence TTGCTTAAAGAATTTAGGGAACAGAGGATACAGATGATAAAGAAACTCAGAGAATTGGGAGTGAATCCTTATCCATATAGTTTTGACAAAACGCATAGTAGTATGGATATCAAAGAAAAATTTTCGGCTTTAAATCCTGGAGAAATTGCTGAGGATTCTTTTGTTTCGGTTGCAGGAAGAATAATGTCTTTGAGGGAGCATGGAAAAAGTGCATTTTTCCATATTAAAGATTTTGAAGGTAGAATACAAGCATATATAAGAAAAGATATGGTAGGAGATGAAAGATATAAATTTTTTAAAGAATTTATTTCAATTGGAGATATTGTTGGCGTTAGAGGAAATATTTTTAAAAGTAGAACGGGTGAAGTTACTGTTTTAGTTAAGGAAATTGAGCTCCTAAATAAGCCTTTGAGACCGATGCCAGAAAAATGGCATGGAATAAAAGATAAGGAAGTACTTTATAGGCAAAGGTATGTTGACATGATTGCCAATGATGATACTTTAAAAAGATTTAAAACTAGATTTGAAATTATAAAACTTATTAGAGAGTTTTTAAACTCAAAAGGTTTTATTGAAGTTGAAACACCTGTCTTAGAATATGTAACTGGTGGAGCATCTGCAAGACCATTCGAGACACATTTAAATGTCTTTGATATTGACATGTATCTTAGAATAGCCACTGAATTATATCTTAAAAGGTTTGTAGTAGGTGGATTTGAGAAAGTATATGAACTTGGTAAAAATTTTAGAAATGAAGGTTTATCTTATAAGCATCACCCTGAATTTACATCAATTGAAATTTATCAGGCATATGCAGATTATGAAGATATGATGAATCTGACAGAAGAGTTAATAACTTTTGTAGTTGAGAAATTGTTTGGAACTACTAAAATAAATTATCAAGGTGTAGAGATTGACTTTACAAGGCCGTGGCGTAGGGTGAAAATGAGAGATTTTATACATGAAAATCTTGGGGTTGATATTTTAGAAGACACAAACGAAAAAATGATAGAAGTTTTAAAAGAACATGAAGTAGAAGTTGAAATTAAAGACAGAGGACATTTAATTGAAAAATTGTGGGATCTTGTTGAAGATAAAGTATTGCAGCCAACATTTTTACTTGAACATCCAGTTGAGATCTCACCTCTTGCTAAGAGGCATAGAGAAGACCCAAGAGTTACGGAAAGATTTGAACTTATTATTTTTGGTAGGGAGATGGCTAATGCTTTTAGTGAGTTAAATGATCCAATTGACCAATATGAAAGATTTTTGAAACAAGTTGAATTAAGAGAAGCTGGAGATGAAGAAGCACAAATGATGGATTTGGATTTTATAAGGGCTTTAGAATATGGAATGCCTCCGACGGGAGGCTTAGGCATAGGTATAGATAGATTGGTAATGTTGTTAACAAATTCACCAAGTATACGTGATGTTATTGCATTTCCTCTAGTTAGACCCATATCATTTGAAGAGGAAGAAAAGGAAAACGAAAGGGGAGTTGATGAAAGATGA
- the greA gene encoding transcription elongation factor GreA yields the protein MAKETIYLTKEGYEKLKKELDTLKQKLMFEIAERIKEARELGDLSENSEYQEAKNEQGRIAARVNELENMLSKAEVIESLGTNSVNIGNWVIIKNLDTNEEKKIQIVTPHEADVFQNKISIESPLGRALVGKKVGEIVKIKAPNGAFKYEILGIQI from the coding sequence ATGGCAAAAGAGACGATATATCTTACAAAGGAAGGGTATGAAAAATTAAAAAAAGAGTTGGATACTTTAAAACAGAAACTCATGTTTGAAATTGCAGAAAGAATAAAAGAAGCTAGAGAGTTAGGAGATCTTTCTGAAAATTCTGAGTATCAAGAAGCAAAAAATGAGCAAGGGAGAATTGCGGCTAGAGTTAATGAATTAGAGAATATGCTTTCGAAAGCGGAAGTGATAGAAAGTTTGGGTACAAATTCAGTTAATATAGGAAATTGGGTAATTATTAAAAATTTAGATACGAATGAAGAAAAGAAGATTCAAATAGTTACCCCACATGAAGCAGATGTTTTTCAAAATAAAATCAGTATTGAATCTCCGCTAGGTAGAGCTTTGGTTGGGAAAAAAGTTGGTGAAATTGTAAAGATTAAAGCGCCAAATGGTGCTTTTAAATATGAAATTTTAGGTATTCAGATTTAA
- a CDS encoding GAF domain-containing protein: MRNLIENHIEEFAEILRYDKLLWPKVWKQLKKRFSPILDELEKSIGEVKFSDIERRELDRFIQNFNEFIKVRKEKLAERIRKNSREFELYKEDFIIFLGFAPTEFDFDWIVVKGKKENVIFLNVFSIWKRGELDNLEDVIYQSVVHYRHSEKKGIYYNKEKIFEAVLVKLKSISKNEPKVFMKNVCDLLYNKIPYYDWVGFYMLNDENLLELEEFTGEPTEHVKIPVGKGICGQAVEKMATFIVQDVSKETNYLACSPKVKSEIVVPIFLGKEIIGEIDIDSHYIAPFDERDEKFLKKICEEVSKIWKMNLNEE, from the coding sequence ATGAGAAATTTGATTGAAAACCATATTGAAGAGTTTGCTGAGATTTTGAGATATGATAAATTATTGTGGCCTAAAGTATGGAAACAATTAAAAAAAAGATTTTCTCCAATTCTTGATGAATTAGAAAAAAGCATTGGTGAAGTTAAATTTAGTGATATAGAAAGAAGAGAGTTGGATAGGTTCATCCAAAATTTCAATGAGTTTATTAAGGTAAGAAAAGAAAAGCTTGCGGAACGAATACGAAAAAATTCTCGTGAATTTGAACTTTATAAAGAAGATTTTATTATTTTTCTTGGGTTTGCTCCAACAGAGTTTGACTTTGACTGGATTGTTGTAAAAGGGAAAAAGGAAAATGTAATATTTTTAAATGTGTTTTCTATATGGAAAAGAGGAGAGCTAGATAACTTAGAAGATGTGATTTATCAATCAGTAGTTCATTATAGGCATAGTGAGAAGAAAGGTATTTATTACAATAAGGAAAAAATCTTTGAAGCTGTATTGGTTAAATTAAAATCAATTTCAAAAAATGAACCGAAGGTATTTATGAAAAACGTATGTGATCTTTTGTATAATAAAATTCCCTATTATGATTGGGTAGGATTTTACATGCTTAATGATGAAAATTTGTTAGAATTAGAAGAATTTACCGGAGAACCTACGGAGCATGTAAAAATTCCTGTAGGAAAAGGTATTTGTGGTCAAGCTGTTGAGAAAATGGCTACTTTTATAGTTCAAGATGTTTCAAAGGAAACAAATTATTTAGCATGTAGTCCCAAAGTGAAAAGTGAGATTGTAGTTCCCATTTTTCTTGGAAAAGAAATTATAGGTGAAATAGATATTGATAGTCATTATATTGCTCCATTTGATGAAAGAGATGAAAAATTTTTGAAAAAAATCTGTGAAGAGGTTTCCAAAATATGGAAAATGAATTTGAACGAAGAGTAA
- the rapZ gene encoding RNase adapter RapZ, which translates to MKNLILLTGMSGAGKSTALGLLEDLGFYCIDNFPPALIDKLLPVLSINIEKLALVIDARSGELKKLKEVVDFLKQKYSNNLKIIFLTAKRNVLINRYALTRRNHPLHKEGLSLEQAIEKEKRYLSPILEKSDIIIDTSNLNPHQLREKLKVILEDLSYQFNVRILSFGFKYGIPLDVDFVFDVRFFPNPFYVNGLEEKSGKDPEVKEFLYNTDGVEEFLKLLEKIVEFAINRYENEGRMEINIGIGCTGGQHRSVFFAEELGKRFSGKYKVNVEHRDVI; encoded by the coding sequence GTGAAAAACCTAATATTATTAACTGGGATGTCAGGAGCGGGTAAGTCAACAGCATTAGGTTTACTAGAAGATTTAGGTTTCTATTGTATAGATAATTTCCCGCCGGCATTAATCGATAAATTATTGCCGGTTTTGTCTATTAATATTGAGAAACTTGCTCTTGTGATTGATGCAAGAAGTGGTGAATTGAAAAAATTGAAAGAAGTTGTGGATTTTCTCAAACAAAAATATTCAAATAATTTGAAGATAATTTTTCTCACTGCTAAAAGAAATGTATTGATCAATAGATATGCTCTTACCAGAAGAAATCATCCTCTCCATAAAGAAGGGTTATCTCTAGAACAAGCTATAGAAAAAGAGAAAAGATATTTATCGCCTATCTTAGAAAAATCAGATATTATTATTGATACTTCCAATTTAAATCCTCATCAGTTAAGAGAAAAATTGAAAGTTATTTTGGAGGATTTATCATACCAGTTTAATGTGAGAATACTTAGTTTCGGATTTAAATATGGAATACCTTTAGATGTCGATTTTGTTTTTGATGTAAGATTTTTTCCAAATCCTTTTTATGTAAATGGATTAGAAGAAAAAAGTGGGAAAGATCCTGAAGTGAAAGAATTTTTGTACAATACTGATGGTGTAGAAGAATTTTTAAAGCTTTTGGAAAAAATTGTAGAGTTTGCGATAAATCGATACGAAAATGAGGGTAGAATGGAAATAAATATCGGAATTGGGTGTACAGGTGGCCAACATCGATCTGTGTTTTTTGCTGAGGAGCTTGGAAAAAGATTTTCAGGTAAATATAAAGTTAATGTTGAACACCGGGATGTGATTTAG